A portion of the Acidisoma sp. PAMC 29798 genome contains these proteins:
- a CDS encoding HPr kinase/phosphorylase, with product MHASCAARDGWGLLLTGAPGSGKSDLLLRLLDRGFSLVADDQVHIGPDGLARPPTSLAGLMEVRGLGIMAFPFITEIRPVLIARLTHDPLPRLPMPNRDEQLDLPVITFDPRPASAAQRLSLAFDSVIGRATQHVGAFA from the coding sequence ATGCACGCGAGTTGCGCCGCACGAGATGGGTGGGGACTTCTGCTGACCGGCGCACCCGGATCAGGGAAGTCTGATCTATTGTTGCGACTTCTGGATCGGGGCTTCTCCTTGGTGGCGGATGACCAGGTGCATATTGGGCCGGACGGACTAGCGCGGCCGCCGACATCGCTGGCGGGCCTGATGGAGGTGCGCGGCCTCGGCATCATGGCCTTCCCCTTCATCACCGAAATCCGACCGGTCTTGATCGCCAGGCTCACCCATGACCCGCTTCCTCGCCTGCCTATGCCCAACCGCGACGAGCAGCTCGATCTCCCCGTCATCACATTCGATCCGCGCCCCGCGTCAGCAGCGCAGCGCCTCAGCCTGGCCTTTGACAGCGTCATCGGCCGCGCGACGCAGCATGTCGGCGCTTTCGCCTGA
- the rapZ gene encoding RNase adapter RapZ, with protein MGMKNRRIVLVTGLSGAGKSSILHTLEDLGYETVDNPPFSLLDELLFRTDLPLAIGIDARTRGFAATAILAAMERLTRDLDRAPELVFATAEDAVLLRRYTETRRRHPLAPQGQVRDGIAAERALTDDLRAAADLVLDTSALALPALRQVITRRFGVNTEDGLALTLISFAYRGGLPPEADLVFDARFLRNPHYDQVLRPRTGLDPEVCAYVETDPDCTPFQQAILSMILLLLPRFVQEGKKYVTLAIGCSGGRHRSVFLIESLARKLRDAGWQPMVIHRELDRAERSQDTTGSAAA; from the coding sequence ATGGGCATGAAAAACCGCCGCATCGTGCTGGTCACCGGCCTGTCGGGGGCCGGCAAGTCCTCCATCCTCCATACGCTGGAGGATCTGGGCTATGAGACGGTCGATAATCCACCCTTCTCCTTGCTGGACGAATTGCTGTTCCGCACCGACCTGCCGCTGGCGATCGGCATTGACGCACGAACCCGCGGTTTCGCCGCGACCGCCATTCTCGCGGCGATGGAACGACTGACCCGCGACCTGGATCGGGCGCCCGAACTGGTCTTCGCCACCGCCGAGGATGCTGTTCTTCTGCGGCGCTACACGGAAACCCGCAGGCGACATCCGCTGGCGCCGCAAGGCCAAGTGCGGGACGGCATCGCCGCCGAACGCGCCCTGACCGATGATCTACGCGCGGCTGCCGATCTGGTTTTGGATACCTCGGCTTTGGCACTGCCTGCCCTGCGTCAGGTCATCACCCGCCGTTTCGGTGTCAACACCGAAGACGGTCTGGCGCTCACGTTGATTTCGTTCGCCTATCGTGGAGGCTTGCCGCCGGAAGCCGATCTCGTCTTCGATGCCCGCTTCTTGCGCAACCCACACTATGACCAAGTGCTGAGGCCGCGCACTGGTTTGGACCCCGAAGTCTGCGCATATGTCGAAACGGACCCGGACTGCACGCCTTTCCAGCAGGCTATCCTTTCGATGATCTTGCTATTGCTGCCGCGCTTCGTGCAGGAAGGTAAGAAATACGTAACCTTGGCGATTGGTTGCTCGGGAGGACGTCATCGGTCCGTTTTCTTGATCGAAAGTCTGGCGCGGAAACTACGAGATGCCGGCTGGCAACCGATGGTGATCCATCGCGAGCTTGACCGGGCCGAACGTTCACAGGACACCACGGGTTCAGCGGCCGCATGA
- a CDS encoding PTS sugar transporter subunit IIA: MIGLVLVTHGHLAEELRLAMEHVVGPQRGVETVCIGADDNMEDRRRDIQRSIDRVDMGDGVVLLTDMFGGTPSNLAISVMDSSSIEVIAGVNLPMLVKLAKVRGQQNLASAVICAQDAGRKYIACASQVLQGARSGTCR, encoded by the coding sequence ATGATCGGTCTTGTGCTTGTCACTCACGGCCACCTTGCCGAAGAGTTGCGCTTGGCCATGGAGCATGTCGTCGGGCCCCAGCGTGGGGTCGAGACAGTCTGCATCGGCGCCGACGATAATATGGAAGATCGACGACGCGACATTCAGCGCTCGATCGACCGTGTGGATATGGGGGATGGCGTGGTGCTGCTGACCGATATGTTCGGCGGCACGCCCAGCAATCTCGCTATTTCCGTCATGGACAGCAGCTCGATCGAAGTCATCGCGGGCGTGAACCTGCCGATGCTCGTCAAACTCGCCAAGGTGCGCGGACAACAGAACCTGGCCAGCGCCGTCATCTGCGCGCAGGACGCCGGACGAAAATATATCGCCTGCGCCTCTCAGGTTCTTCAGGGCGCGCGCAGCGGCACGTGCCGATGA
- a CDS encoding HPr family phosphocarrier protein, which produces MSEYGQGDAGTSVTVRHLLIINKRGLHARAAAKLVTTAEQFGASIDVAKDGQTVSARSIMGLMMLGAGQGSKVTVSAEGWDAKEALDAVASLIESGFHEED; this is translated from the coding sequence ATGAGCGAATACGGACAGGGTGACGCCGGCACTTCGGTCACCGTCCGGCATTTGCTGATCATCAATAAACGCGGCCTGCATGCCCGCGCCGCCGCCAAGCTGGTCACCACAGCCGAGCAGTTCGGCGCCTCCATCGACGTCGCGAAAGACGGCCAGACGGTGTCCGCCCGGTCGATCATGGGCCTGATGATGCTGGGTGCCGGCCAAGGCTCCAAAGTCACGGTCTCGGCTGAGGGCTGGGACGCCAAGGAAGCCCTGGACGCCGTGGCCTCGTTGATCGAGTCCGGCTTTCATGAGGAAGACTGA
- the ptsP gene encoding phosphoenolpyruvate--protein phosphotransferase, which yields MRKTEGRAAPQPLKKEKHFAGLPVGAGIAIGPAHLITDQSPSLQPRAIRDNEIEAELTRLDEAIAKSRRQLNKLRTQLAMLPAEGQAELEPLLNAYIQMIGPSRLLRGARKRVEGLASAETAVAAETEALAVTMMAATDRDRAGLKRRADEIREIGRRLIRNLTETPFQSFAKLAQGTVLVIDHLRPADAALLSPARLAGVVTEEGGTDGHTAVMLRALGIPAVLGAPGITDFVRTGDLMVLDGHAGSVVVHPSVTTMATARRASTAFARERQKLAQLRRLPAETTDGQSVELLANLEVPIELPLIAQAGVEGIGLFRSEFLFMNRSEVPDEDEQTEAYRAAIEAMGGDPVTIRVLDWGGEKEIEALQTTSTVNELTRLNPALGLRGIRMLLRHPELLETQLAAIIRAAVSGPVKVLLPMVTTIDEVRATREIYQRVAKRLRRRGETMPERLPPIGIMIETPAAALSADALALEADFFAIGTNDLTMYAMAADRGDADVAKLYDPLHPGLLRLVQFTIEASLRLRKPVSVCGEMAANPKLTPLLLGLGLRCLSMNASAVPRVKMVVRAVSIADCARLARRVMEQTEPAAIRDLVEDFAAKLA from the coding sequence ATGAGGAAGACTGAGGGGAGAGCGGCACCCCAGCCGCTCAAGAAAGAGAAGCATTTTGCGGGCCTGCCGGTCGGCGCCGGCATCGCCATCGGTCCCGCCCATCTCATCACCGACCAATCCCCCTCTCTTCAGCCCCGCGCCATTCGAGACAACGAGATCGAGGCTGAGCTGACGCGGCTGGATGAGGCGATCGCCAAATCCCGCCGCCAGCTCAACAAACTGCGCACCCAGCTTGCCATGCTGCCGGCCGAAGGCCAGGCGGAGCTGGAGCCGCTGCTCAACGCCTATATACAAATGATCGGCCCGTCCCGGCTGCTGCGCGGGGCGCGCAAGCGCGTCGAGGGTCTGGCCTCCGCCGAAACCGCCGTCGCGGCTGAAACCGAGGCCCTGGCCGTGACGATGATGGCCGCGACCGACCGGGACCGTGCGGGGCTCAAGCGGCGTGCCGACGAAATCCGCGAAATCGGGCGACGGCTGATCCGCAACCTGACCGAAACACCGTTTCAAAGCTTCGCCAAGCTCGCCCAGGGCACGGTGCTCGTCATCGACCATCTGCGGCCGGCCGATGCCGCCTTGCTCAGCCCGGCCCGCCTCGCCGGCGTGGTGACGGAGGAGGGCGGCACCGATGGCCATACCGCCGTCATGCTGCGCGCCCTGGGCATTCCCGCCGTTCTGGGCGCACCCGGCATTACCGATTTCGTGCGCACCGGGGACCTGATGGTGCTGGACGGCCATGCCGGCAGCGTCGTCGTGCATCCCAGCGTGACCACCATGGCGACCGCCCGCCGCGCCTCCACCGCCTTCGCGCGGGAGCGCCAGAAGCTCGCTCAGCTCCGTCGTCTGCCCGCCGAAACGACGGACGGCCAGTCGGTCGAGCTTCTCGCCAATTTGGAAGTGCCGATCGAGCTGCCGTTGATCGCCCAAGCGGGCGTCGAGGGCATCGGCCTATTCCGCAGTGAGTTCCTGTTCATGAACCGCTCGGAAGTTCCGGATGAGGACGAGCAGACCGAGGCCTACCGCGCTGCGATCGAGGCGATGGGCGGCGACCCGGTGACGATCCGCGTGCTCGACTGGGGTGGCGAGAAGGAGATCGAGGCGCTTCAGACCACCAGCACCGTCAATGAACTGACGCGGCTCAACCCGGCCTTGGGCCTGCGCGGCATCCGCATGCTGCTGCGTCATCCGGAATTGCTGGAGACGCAGCTCGCGGCCATCATTCGCGCGGCGGTCTCGGGTCCGGTGAAGGTGCTGCTGCCGATGGTCACGACCATCGATGAGGTGCGCGCCACGCGGGAGATTTACCAGCGCGTCGCCAAGCGCCTGCGCCGGCGGGGCGAGACGATGCCGGAACGGCTGCCGCCGATCGGCATCATGATCGAAACGCCGGCCGCCGCGCTGTCGGCGGACGCCCTGGCTCTGGAGGCCGATTTCTTCGCCATCGGCACCAATGACCTGACGATGTATGCGATGGCCGCCGATCGCGGCGACGCCGATGTCGCGAAACTTTATGACCCGCTGCATCCGGGGCTGCTGCGCCTGGTACAATTCACCATCGAAGCCAGTTTGCGGCTGCGCAAGCCGGTTTCGGTCTGTGGGGAGATGGCGGCCAACCCGAAGCTGACGCCGCTGCTTCTGGGTCTCGGCCTGCGCTGCCTGAGCATGAACGCGAGCGCCGTGCCGCGTGTGAAGATGGTGGTGCGGGCGGTGTCGATCGCCGATTGCGCGCGCCTCGCTCGGCGGGTTATGGAACAGACCGAACCGGCGGCGATCCGTGACCTCGTCGAGGATTTCGCCGCGAAACTGGCTTGA
- the rplK gene encoding 50S ribosomal protein L11 codes for MAKKITGYVKLQIPAGKANPSPPVGPALGQRGLNIMQFCKEFNALTQGMEPGMPVPVVITAFADRTFTFITKTPPNTYFLMKAANIKKGSTTTGKGATVGKVTMTQLREIAAQKMIHMNANDVEAAVRMLAGSARSMGLAVVEG; via the coding sequence ATGGCTAAAAAGATTACCGGCTACGTCAAGTTGCAGATTCCGGCCGGCAAGGCCAATCCGTCCCCGCCCGTGGGTCCCGCGCTCGGTCAGCGTGGCTTGAACATCATGCAGTTCTGCAAGGAATTCAATGCCCTGACGCAGGGCATGGAGCCCGGCATGCCGGTGCCCGTGGTCATCACGGCCTTCGCCGACCGCACCTTCACCTTCATCACCAAGACCCCGCCGAACACCTATTTCCTGATGAAGGCCGCGAACATCAAGAAGGGCTCGACGACGACCGGCAAGGGCGCCACCGTCGGCAAGGTCACGATGACCCAGCTGCGGGAGATCGCGGCGCAGAAGATGATCCATATGAATGCCAACGACGTCGAGGCCGCGGTGCGTATGCTCGCAGGCTCCGCCCGATCGATGGGCCTTGCGGTTGTGGAGGGCTGA
- the rplA gene encoding 50S ribosomal protein L1, whose protein sequence is MAKDKRLAAGYASFDRTKTYTLTEAIKLVKGNARAKFDETVEISMNLGIDPRHADQMVRGLISLPNGTGKTLRVGVFARGPKAEEALAAGADVVGAEDLAEKVQAGEIAFDRCIATPDMMALVGRLGKILGPRGLMPNPKLGTVTMDVKGAVSAAKAGQVEFRAEKAGIIHAGVGKASFDDDKLIENIRALADAITKAKPTGAKGTYLQKAALSSSMGPGIRLEVASLAIGAAE, encoded by the coding sequence ATGGCCAAGGACAAGCGCCTCGCCGCCGGCTACGCCAGCTTCGATCGCACCAAGACCTATACGCTCACCGAAGCCATCAAGCTGGTGAAGGGCAATGCCCGCGCCAAGTTCGATGAGACGGTGGAAATCTCTATGAACCTCGGCATCGATCCGCGCCATGCGGATCAGATGGTCCGTGGCCTCATCAGCCTGCCGAACGGCACGGGCAAGACGCTGCGCGTCGGCGTCTTCGCCCGTGGCCCCAAGGCCGAGGAAGCCCTCGCCGCCGGTGCCGATGTGGTCGGCGCCGAGGACCTGGCCGAAAAGGTCCAGGCCGGCGAGATCGCCTTCGACCGCTGTATCGCGACGCCGGACATGATGGCCCTCGTCGGTCGTCTGGGTAAGATTCTCGGGCCGCGCGGCCTGATGCCGAACCCCAAGCTCGGCACCGTGACGATGGATGTGAAGGGCGCGGTTTCCGCCGCCAAGGCCGGTCAGGTCGAGTTCCGGGCCGAGAAGGCGGGCATCATTCATGCCGGCGTCGGCAAGGCGAGCTTCGACGACGACAAGCTGATCGAGAACATTCGCGCCCTCGCGGATGCCATCACCAAGGCGAAGCCGACCGGCGCTAAGGGCACCTATCTTCAGAAGGCAGCGCTCAGCTCCTCCATGGGGCCGGGCATTCGTCTCGAAGTGGCAAGCCTCGCGATCGGCGCCGCCGAGTAA
- the rplJ gene encoding 50S ribosomal protein L10 has translation MDRTEKREFVASLAAVFAETSMVVVTRNDGLTVAEVTELRKRMRAEGVDFKVTKNRLATLALEGTRFDSIKPLLKGPIALAWSKDPVAAAKVSVEFAKINEKFVVIGGALGLQALDALGVKALAELPSLDALRARLVGMIQTPATRIAGVVQAPAGNLARVFGAYARRDETADAA, from the coding sequence ATGGACCGTACGGAGAAGCGTGAGTTCGTCGCTTCCCTCGCGGCGGTTTTCGCAGAGACGTCCATGGTGGTCGTGACCCGTAATGACGGGTTGACGGTCGCCGAAGTGACGGAACTGCGGAAGCGCATGCGGGCGGAAGGGGTGGACTTCAAGGTTACGAAGAACCGTCTGGCCACCCTCGCCCTGGAAGGTACCCGATTCGACAGCATCAAACCGCTGCTGAAGGGCCCGATCGCGCTTGCGTGGTCCAAGGATCCTGTGGCTGCGGCGAAGGTTTCTGTCGAGTTCGCCAAGATCAACGAGAAGTTTGTCGTGATCGGTGGTGCCCTCGGGCTTCAGGCGCTTGATGCGCTTGGGGTCAAGGCACTCGCCGAACTTCCGTCGCTCGATGCGCTGCGCGCAAGGCTGGTAGGGATGATTCAGACCCCCGCCACCCGGATCGCAGGCGTTGTTCAGGCGCCGGCCGGCAATCTCGCGCGGGTCTTCGGGGCCTATGCCAGAAGGGACGAGACGGCAGACGCCGCCTAG
- the rplL gene encoding 50S ribosomal protein L7/L12: MADLSSLVEQLSALTVLEAAELSKLLEEKWGVSAAAPAAAAAAGPAAAAAVVEEQTEFTVMLTKIGEKKINVIKEVRTITGLGLKEAKDLVEAAPKAVKEAVTKDEAEKIKKVLEENGASVEIK, from the coding sequence ATGGCCGATCTATCGAGCTTGGTGGAACAGCTTTCCGCCCTTACCGTCTTGGAAGCCGCTGAGCTTTCGAAGCTTCTTGAGGAGAAGTGGGGCGTTTCCGCCGCCGCGCCCGCAGCCGCTGCCGCTGCTGGCCCCGCCGCCGCCGCCGCCGTCGTCGAAGAGCAGACCGAATTCACCGTGATGCTCACGAAGATCGGCGAGAAGAAGATCAACGTGATTAAGGAAGTGCGCACGATCACGGGTCTCGGCCTGAAAGAGGCCAAGGACCTGGTCGAGGCCGCTCCGAAGGCCGTCAAGGAAGCCGTGACGAAGGACGAAGCCGAGAAGATCAAGAAGGTTCTTGAAGAGAACGGAGCCTCCGTCGAAATCAAGTGA
- the rpoB gene encoding DNA-directed RNA polymerase subunit beta: MNAISGGSNQSFTGRKRIRKSFGRIPEVAPMPNLIDVQRSSYEAFLQMVVPPDSRTQTGLQEVFKSVFPIDDFAGRGRLEFVYYELEEPKYDVEECIQRGMTFAAPLKVVLRLIVWDLDEDTGARSIRDIKEQPVYMGDLPLMTDNGTFVINGTERVIVSQMHRSPGVFFDHDKGKTHSSGKFLFTSRVIPYRGSWLDFEFDSKDLVYVRIDRKRKLPVSTLLYALDSAETEALRAARLAKGETIDISEIKGMGTEEILGTFYKQVVYTQSAKGWARPFDPDSFRSMKLFENLVDAETGEIVAKPDEKMTTRLVRRIAEKTKEVLASRLDLLGRFMAIDLVNEETGEIFIEAGEELTEPKLAALEEAGITSLPTLAIDQSKGPWIRNTLAVDKNSNRDDALIDIYRVMRPGEPPTSETAEALFRGLFFDVDRYDLSAVGRVKMNMRLGVHAEDTVRVLRKEDVLKTVQILCELKDGRGSIDDIDNLGNRRVRSVGELMENQYRVGLLRMERAIRERMGSVDIDTVMPHDLINAKPAAAAVREFFGSSQLSQFMDQTNPLSEVTHKRRLSALGPGGLTRERAGFEVRDVHPTHYGRICPIETPEGPNIGLINSLATYAKVNKYGFIETPYRLVENGEVKEGWKYLSAMEEEKLIVAQADVPVENNRFTGDLVSVRQQGDFRLVPPDQVTAVDVSPRQLVSVAAALIPFLENDDANRALMGSNMQRQAVPLIRADAPLVGTGMEAAVARDSGATIVAKRAGVVDQIDGARIVVRAASVDGVTGGVDIYRLRKFMRSNQSTCINQRPLVRVGDRVQEGDIIADGPSTELGELALGRNVLCAFMPWNGYNFEDSILISERIARDDVFTSIHIEEFEVMARDTKLGQEEITRDIPNVGEEALRNMDEAGIVYVGAEVNPGDILVGKVTPKGESPMTPEEKLLRAIFGEKASDVRDTSLRLPPGVSGTVVDVRVFSRRGVDKDERSMAIERAEIERLAKDRDDEKAIQERSFLNRMKEKLQERKASGGFKGIKAGTVLTEEVLAEHPRGAMRHMGVQDDAAMAEIELIKREFDASVQRLQARFDNKVDKLQRGDELLPGVMKMVKVFVAVKRKLQPGDKMAGRHGNKGVVSRVTPIEDMPFLEDGTHVDLVLNPLGVPSRMNVGQILETHLGWACAALGKQVGELVDEYRRTGAAQNELLEKLRDIYGDKVYREDIANMSTAQLTELCDNLKKGIPIATPVFDGARMDDIEGMLRKAGLATSGQVVLTDGRTGEHFERKVTVGYIYMLKLHHLVDDKIHARSIGPYSLVTQQPLGGKAQFGGQRFGEMEVWALEAYGAAYTLQEMLTVKSDDVSGRTKVYEAIVREQDNFEAGIPESFNVLVKELKSLGLNVDLDNQPA; encoded by the coding sequence ATGAACGCTATTTCAGGTGGCTCGAACCAATCTTTCACCGGGCGGAAGCGGATTCGCAAGAGCTTCGGACGGATCCCGGAAGTGGCTCCGATGCCGAACCTGATCGACGTCCAAAGGTCGAGCTACGAAGCCTTCCTGCAAATGGTCGTGCCGCCGGATAGCCGGACGCAGACCGGCCTTCAGGAAGTCTTTAAGTCCGTCTTTCCGATCGACGATTTCGCGGGCCGCGGCCGGCTTGAATTCGTCTATTACGAACTCGAAGAACCCAAATACGACGTCGAGGAATGCATTCAGCGCGGCATGACCTTCGCCGCACCGCTGAAGGTGGTTCTGCGCCTGATCGTCTGGGATTTGGACGAGGATACGGGCGCCCGCTCGATCCGCGACATCAAGGAGCAGCCGGTCTATATGGGCGACCTGCCCCTGATGACCGACAACGGCACCTTCGTCATTAACGGTACCGAACGCGTCATCGTCAGCCAGATGCATCGCAGCCCGGGCGTCTTCTTCGACCACGACAAGGGCAAGACCCATTCGAGCGGGAAGTTCCTGTTCACCTCGCGTGTCATCCCCTATCGCGGCTCGTGGCTCGACTTCGAGTTCGACAGCAAGGACCTCGTCTACGTCCGCATCGACCGCAAGCGTAAGCTGCCGGTCAGCACGCTCCTCTACGCCCTCGACAGCGCTGAGACGGAGGCGCTGCGCGCCGCCCGCCTCGCCAAGGGCGAGACCATCGATATCAGCGAAATCAAGGGCATGGGAACCGAGGAGATCCTCGGGACCTTCTATAAGCAGGTCGTCTACACCCAGTCCGCCAAGGGCTGGGCGCGGCCCTTCGACCCCGATTCCTTCCGCAGCATGAAGCTGTTCGAGAACCTCGTCGATGCCGAGACGGGCGAGATCGTGGCCAAGCCGGACGAGAAGATGACGACGCGTCTGGTGCGCCGCATCGCCGAGAAGACCAAGGAAGTCCTGGCCAGCCGCCTCGACCTGCTCGGCCGCTTCATGGCGATCGACCTCGTCAACGAGGAGACCGGCGAGATCTTCATCGAAGCCGGTGAGGAACTGACCGAGCCCAAGCTGGCGGCGCTGGAAGAGGCGGGTATCACCTCCCTGCCGACGCTCGCGATCGACCAGTCCAAGGGTCCCTGGATTCGCAATACCCTCGCAGTCGATAAGAACAGCAACCGCGACGACGCGCTGATCGACATCTATCGCGTCATGCGCCCCGGCGAGCCGCCGACCAGCGAGACCGCCGAGGCCCTGTTCCGTGGCCTGTTCTTCGACGTCGATCGCTACGACCTTTCGGCCGTCGGCCGCGTCAAGATGAACATGCGCCTGGGCGTTCATGCCGAGGACACGGTGCGCGTGCTGCGCAAGGAAGACGTGCTCAAGACCGTGCAGATCCTGTGCGAGTTGAAGGACGGTCGCGGCTCGATCGACGACATCGACAATCTCGGCAATCGCCGCGTGCGGTCGGTCGGCGAGTTGATGGAGAACCAGTATCGCGTCGGCCTGCTCCGCATGGAGCGCGCCATCCGTGAGCGCATGGGTTCAGTCGATATCGACACCGTCATGCCGCATGACCTGATCAATGCGAAGCCCGCCGCCGCCGCCGTGCGCGAATTCTTCGGCTCCTCGCAGCTCAGCCAGTTCATGGATCAGACCAACCCGCTGTCGGAAGTGACGCATAAGCGCCGCCTCTCCGCCCTCGGGCCAGGCGGTTTGACGCGTGAGCGCGCCGGTTTCGAAGTGCGCGACGTGCATCCGACCCATTACGGCCGCATCTGCCCGATTGAGACGCCGGAAGGCCCGAACATCGGCCTGATCAACTCGCTCGCGACCTATGCCAAGGTGAACAAATACGGCTTCATCGAGACCCCCTATCGCCTCGTCGAAAACGGCGAAGTGAAGGAAGGCTGGAAATACCTCTCCGCCATGGAAGAGGAGAAGCTGATCGTCGCCCAGGCCGATGTGCCAGTCGAGAACAACCGCTTCACCGGCGACCTCGTCTCGGTTCGCCAGCAGGGTGACTTCCGCCTCGTGCCGCCGGATCAGGTCACAGCAGTGGACGTATCGCCGCGCCAGTTGGTGTCGGTCGCGGCTGCGCTCATTCCCTTCCTTGAGAATGATGACGCAAACCGTGCGTTGATGGGTTCGAACATGCAGCGGCAGGCGGTGCCCCTCATCCGCGCCGATGCGCCGCTCGTCGGCACCGGCATGGAAGCGGCGGTTGCCCGTGACTCCGGCGCCACCATCGTCGCCAAGCGCGCCGGTGTGGTCGATCAGATCGATGGCGCCCGCATCGTGGTCCGCGCGGCTTCGGTCGATGGCGTCACCGGCGGCGTGGACATCTATCGTCTGCGCAAGTTCATGCGCTCCAACCAGTCCACCTGCATCAATCAGCGCCCGCTGGTTCGTGTCGGTGATCGGGTGCAGGAAGGCGACATCATCGCCGACGGCCCCTCGACGGAGCTGGGTGAACTCGCCCTCGGCCGCAACGTGCTCTGCGCGTTCATGCCTTGGAACGGTTACAACTTCGAAGACAGCATCCTGATCTCGGAGCGCATCGCGCGCGACGACGTGTTCACCTCCATTCACATCGAAGAGTTCGAAGTGATGGCGCGCGACACGAAGCTCGGCCAGGAGGAAATCACCCGCGACATTCCCAATGTCGGCGAAGAAGCGCTGCGGAACATGGATGAGGCCGGCATCGTTTATGTCGGCGCCGAAGTGAACCCGGGCGATATTCTGGTCGGCAAGGTCACGCCGAAGGGCGAAAGCCCGATGACCCCGGAGGAGAAGCTGCTCCGCGCCATCTTCGGCGAAAAGGCGTCTGACGTGCGCGATACCTCGCTGCGTCTGCCGCCGGGCGTTTCCGGCACCGTCGTCGATGTTCGCGTCTTCAGCCGTCGTGGCGTCGATAAGGACGAGCGGTCGATGGCGATCGAGCGCGCCGAGATCGAGCGTCTGGCCAAGGATCGTGACGACGAGAAGGCGATTCAGGAGCGTTCCTTCCTCAACCGGATGAAGGAGAAGCTGCAGGAGCGTAAGGCATCCGGCGGGTTCAAGGGCATCAAGGCCGGCACCGTGCTGACCGAAGAGGTTCTGGCCGAGCATCCGCGTGGCGCCATGCGCCACATGGGCGTGCAGGACGATGCGGCGATGGCGGAGATCGAGCTGATCAAGCGCGAATTCGATGCCAGCGTGCAGCGCCTTCAGGCGCGCTTCGACAATAAGGTCGACAAGCTCCAGCGCGGGGACGAGCTGCTTCCCGGCGTCATGAAGATGGTCAAGGTCTTCGTCGCCGTGAAGCGCAAACTTCAGCCGGGCGACAAGATGGCCGGTCGCCATGGCAATAAGGGCGTCGTCTCCCGCGTGACGCCGATCGAGGACATGCCGTTCCTTGAAGACGGCACGCATGTCGATCTCGTGCTCAACCCGCTCGGCGTGCCGTCGCGCATGAACGTCGGTCAGATTCTCGAAACCCATCTGGGTTGGGCCTGCGCCGCACTCGGTAAGCAGGTCGGGGAGCTGGTGGACGAGTATCGCCGCACCGGCGCCGCCCAGAATGAGTTGCTGGAGAAGCTGCGCGACATCTATGGCGACAAGGTCTACCGCGAGGACATCGCCAATATGTCCACGGCTCAGCTCACTGAGCTGTGCGACAACCTGAAGAAGGGCATCCCCATCGCGACGCCGGTATTTGACGGCGCCCGCATGGACGATATCGAGGGCATGCTGCGCAAGGCGGGCCTCGCGACCTCCGGTCAGGTTGTGCTGACCGATGGCCGCACGGGCGAGCATTTCGAGCGTAAGGTCACGGTCGGTTACATCTACATGCTGAAGCTGCATCACTTGGTGGATGACAAGATCCACGCCCGGTCCATCGGCCCGTACAGCCTCGTGACCCAGCAGCCGCTGGGCGGCAAGGCGCAGTTCGGCGGCCAGCGCTTCGGCGAAATGGAAGTCTGGGCGCTGGAAGCTTACGGCGCCGCCTATACCTTGCAGGAGATGCTGACGGTGAAGTCCGATGACGTGTCGGGCCGCACCAAGGTCTACGAAGCGATTGTCCGCGAGCAGGACAACTTCGAGGCCGGCATCCCCGAGAGCTTCAACGTGCTGGTCAAGGAACTCAAATCCCTCGGCCTGAACGTCGATCTCGACAACCAGCCCGCGTGA